In one Choloepus didactylus isolate mChoDid1 chromosome 1, mChoDid1.pri, whole genome shotgun sequence genomic region, the following are encoded:
- the PPM1M gene encoding protein phosphatase 1M isoform X1 gives MSTGWFRRRFLPGGPLPTPRPPGPHASPVPYRRPRFLRGSGLGPGAADASRRPRARPVHSPARGLTLPWNAGYAEIINAEKSEFNEDQAACGKLCIRRREFGVEEDQEWLTLYPEEFLTGHYWALFDGHGGPAAAILAANTLHSCLRRQLEAVVEAVVAAQPPMHLSGRCVCPSDPQFVEEKGIRAEDVVIGALESAFQECDEVIGRELEASGQAGGCTALVAVSLQGKLYVANAGDSRAILVRREEVRPLSTEFTPQTERQRIQQLAFVYPELLAGEFTRLEFPRRLKGDDLGQKVLFRDHHMSGWSYKYVEKSDLKYPLIHGQGRQARLLGTLSVSRGLGDHQLRVVDTNIHLKPFLLTIPQVTVLEVDQLELQEEDVVVMATDGLWDVLSNEQVARLVRSFLLGNREDPHRFLELAKMLIHSTQSMEGSPMGEGEMSYDDISVFVIPLHGQGQGPSGH, from the exons ATGTCCACCGGCTGGTTCCGGCGCCGCTTCCTGCCGGGAGGTCCGCTGCCCACGCCGCGGCCTCCGGGGCCCCACGCCAGCCCCGTGCCCTATCGGCGGCCCCGCTTCCTGCGCGGCTCGGGCTTGGGCCCAGGCGCTGCCGATGCTTCTCGCCGCCCGCGCGCCCGTCCGGTGCACAGCCCAGCGCGGGGCCTCACGCTGCCCTGGAACGCGGGCTATGCCGA GATCATCAACGCAGAGAAATCTGAGTTCAATGAGGACCAGGCCGCCTGTGGGAAGCTGTGCATCCGGCGACGTGAGTTTGGGGTTGAAGAGGACCAGGAGTGGCTGACCCTGTACCCAGAGGAG TTCCTGACTGGTCATTACTGGGCACTGTTTGATGGGCACGGTGGCCCCGCGGCAGCCATCCTGGCTGCCAACACCCTGCACTCCTGCCTGCGCCGACAACTGGAGGCTGTAGTGGAGGCTGTGGTAGCTGCTCAGCCCCCCATGCACCTCAGCGGCCGCTGTGTCTGCCCCAGTGACCCCCAGTTTGTGGAGGAAAAGGGCATCAGGGCGGAAGATGTGGTGATTGGCGCTCTGGAGAGCGCCTTCCAAGAATGT GATGAGGTGATCGGGCGGGAGCTGGAGGCCTCAGGCCAGGCAGGCGGCTGCACAGCCCTGGTGGCTGTGTCCCTGCAGGGAAAGCTATATGTGGCCAATGCAGGGGATAGCAG GGCCATCTTGGTACGGAGAGAGGAGGTACGGCCTCTGAGCACTGAGTTCACTCCACAGACGGAGCGGCAGCGGATCCAGCAGTTG GCCTTTGTCTACCCTGAGCTTCTGGCTGGTGAGTTCACCCGACTGGAGTTTCCTCGGCGGCTGAAAGGGGATGACTTAGGGCAGAAAGTTTTGTTCAGGGATCACCACATGAGTGGCTG GAGCTACAAGTACGTAGAGAAGTCGGATCTCAAGTACCCACTGATCCACGGACAGGGTAGGCAG GCTCGGTTGCTGGGAACACTGTCCGTCTCCCGGGGCCTGGGAGACCATCAGCTCAGAGTTGTGGACACGAACATTCACCTCAAGCCCTTCTTGCTCACTATCCCACAG GTAACTGTGCTGGAGGTGGACCAGCTGGAGCTGCAAGAGGAGGATGTGGTTGTCATGGCGACTGATGGACTCTGGGACGTCCTGTCAAATGAGCAGGTGGCACGGCTGGTGCGGAGCTTTCTCCTTGGCAATCGAGAGGACCCACACAG GTTCTTGGAGCTGGCCAAAATGCTGATACACAGTACACAGAGTATGGAGGGCAGCCCCATGGGAGAAGGGGAAATGTCCTACGACGACATCTCTGTGTTCGTGATTCCCTTGCACGGCCAGGGCCAAGGGCCCAGTGGCCACTGA
- the PPM1M gene encoding protein phosphatase 1M isoform X2, producing MSTGWFRRRFLPGGPLPTPRPPGPHASPVPYRRPRFLRGSGLGPGAADASRRPRARPVHSPARGLTLPWNAGYAEIINAEKSEFNEDQAACGKLCIRRREFGVEEDQEWLTLYPEEFLTGHYWALFDGHGGPAAAILAANTLHSCLRRQLEAVVEAVVAAQPPMHLSGRCVCPSDPQFVEEKGIRAEDVVIGALESAFQECDEVIGRELEASGQAGGCTALVAVSLQGKLYVANAGDSRAILVRREEVRPLSTEFTPQTERQRIQQLAFVYPELLAGEFTRLEFPRRLKGDDLGQKVLFRDHHMSGWSYKYVEKSDLKYPLIHGQGRQARLLGTLSVSRGLGDHQLRVVDTNIHLKPFLLTIPQLGFTCR from the exons ATGTCCACCGGCTGGTTCCGGCGCCGCTTCCTGCCGGGAGGTCCGCTGCCCACGCCGCGGCCTCCGGGGCCCCACGCCAGCCCCGTGCCCTATCGGCGGCCCCGCTTCCTGCGCGGCTCGGGCTTGGGCCCAGGCGCTGCCGATGCTTCTCGCCGCCCGCGCGCCCGTCCGGTGCACAGCCCAGCGCGGGGCCTCACGCTGCCCTGGAACGCGGGCTATGCCGA GATCATCAACGCAGAGAAATCTGAGTTCAATGAGGACCAGGCCGCCTGTGGGAAGCTGTGCATCCGGCGACGTGAGTTTGGGGTTGAAGAGGACCAGGAGTGGCTGACCCTGTACCCAGAGGAG TTCCTGACTGGTCATTACTGGGCACTGTTTGATGGGCACGGTGGCCCCGCGGCAGCCATCCTGGCTGCCAACACCCTGCACTCCTGCCTGCGCCGACAACTGGAGGCTGTAGTGGAGGCTGTGGTAGCTGCTCAGCCCCCCATGCACCTCAGCGGCCGCTGTGTCTGCCCCAGTGACCCCCAGTTTGTGGAGGAAAAGGGCATCAGGGCGGAAGATGTGGTGATTGGCGCTCTGGAGAGCGCCTTCCAAGAATGT GATGAGGTGATCGGGCGGGAGCTGGAGGCCTCAGGCCAGGCAGGCGGCTGCACAGCCCTGGTGGCTGTGTCCCTGCAGGGAAAGCTATATGTGGCCAATGCAGGGGATAGCAG GGCCATCTTGGTACGGAGAGAGGAGGTACGGCCTCTGAGCACTGAGTTCACTCCACAGACGGAGCGGCAGCGGATCCAGCAGTTG GCCTTTGTCTACCCTGAGCTTCTGGCTGGTGAGTTCACCCGACTGGAGTTTCCTCGGCGGCTGAAAGGGGATGACTTAGGGCAGAAAGTTTTGTTCAGGGATCACCACATGAGTGGCTG GAGCTACAAGTACGTAGAGAAGTCGGATCTCAAGTACCCACTGATCCACGGACAGGGTAGGCAG GCTCGGTTGCTGGGAACACTGTCCGTCTCCCGGGGCCTGGGAGACCATCAGCTCAGAGTTGTGGACACGAACATTCACCTCAAGCCCTTCTTGCTCACTATCCCACAG TTGGGCTTTACCTGCAGGTAA